GGCCAAGGGCCGCACTCACCGGGCTCGTACTTGAGGTAGAGGACGGAGATGATGAAATAGGCGGTGTCGAACAGCGGGAACACGGGCAGCGCGGCGAAGGCGGCCGCCAGCTCCCCGAGGGGCAGCGCCTCCGCCAGATCCATCGCGGCGCCGGATCCCGGTTCTCAGTTCCCGGTTCTCGATTCCCGGCTCCCGACCCGGCTCCGCAGGCCCGTCCCGGCgctgcgggggctgcgggagctgcggccggcgctgcccgggccgggccccTCGCTCCCCGCGGGTGTCCGGGCGCGGAGCCGCCGGTGCCGGAGCCGCCGCGGGAGCGCAGGCGCCGCCAgcccgggcagcgcccgccCCTTCCGCTTCCCCTCggcgcccggagccgccgccggaGCCATGATCGGGGACCTGCTGCTCTGCGGGTACCGGCGCCGGGAACCGGGAGCGGTTCGGTCGGgttggcccggcccggcccggcccggcctgatCCGACCCTGTTCCCGTCCCCATTCTCGTCCGGttccccctctccatccccgttccccctctccttccctgtcCCTCTTTTCCCgtccccgttcccttcttcccttccccctttcctcgTCCCGCTTTCAccgtccccaaccccccctcctcACTTCCCTTCCCCGACTCTTTCCCCGTCCCCGGCTCCCATCCCCGTCTTCactcccctctccttccccgTCTCTCCCGCAGGACGCTGCTGGTGAACGCcggtgccgtgctcaacttcaGGCTGTAAGCGAACGGGGGAAcggggagggtttttttggggttcaCCTGCCTGACACGGCTCCTCTGCcccgcaggaggaggagggacaCGGAGGGATTCGGAGAGGAACCGAGGGAACCCACGACCGGTAACGGAGGGGACACGGGAGCcgggcacagccctgccccggGCCGCCTGCACACGCACGGGAACGGGCTTTTCTGGAGGAAATCCTTGGCCAAACCGCAGTTTTCCACCCCTTTTTGTTGGATGTGAATTGCTCTGGGGCTGGAATAACTGGTTGGTTAATTTGCAAACTGAAATGagaagaaacacacacacaaaaagcacatttctttaattatttttgactGTAGGTACCTGTGCTATAGAGGTAACGCTCTGCTCACTCCCTGATTGCCATTTCCATGTGAGTACGCCTGTGGTGCTCCCTTGTAGCTCTGTTTGCTGGTTAAAAATCCCAGGAAGCCTTTGAGCTACGACTGGTCTTCCCTTTTTTTGCAGTGTAACCCCTTTTTTATGATTTATTGGGTATTTTGCCACGTGTCCTTACAGAGTTGCACTGAACAGAGCATCTATAATTCACCTACAACCTCAAATTTCAGTCtgaactctttttttctgtttgttttttaatgtttttttcctctcagagcTGCTTGTGATTTTCAGGCAGCGCTGAAAATGTGGCTTGTCAGGTGTGTTTTCATATCAAAGGCTTCTCCTCTTGATTTCTAGGTGACAATATCAGAGAGTTCTTGCTGAGTCTCAGGTATTTTCGAATCTTCATTGCCTTGTGGAATATCTTCATGATGTTCTGCATGATTGTGTAAGTTACCCTGTGCAGGGTCTCATCACTTGGTAATAGAAAGTCATATATTGGCATTTTTCTTGCACATCTATCTCTCTTCTCATCTCTTTCTCTCCCACTCGATTATTCCATAATTCTTTTTCACTTCACttctttatttcaatttttaaatacGGGTTGATCtcactttttgttttgctaatgTGGGCACCTGTAGTGCCTGAAAaccacctgtgccagcacctgAGTCATTCAGCCTCGGGCAGAGTGTTGCTTGTTGGGGGTTGCTCAAATCAAACATCACCTGGGTTTaaatttgggggtgtttttcattttggggtggggtgggaacCCACCAAGTTAGTCAGATGAAATCAACCTTGCGCTGGTGTGACTGTTTCTCATCTACGTTTTTTCTTGTTGCATCCCCCAGGTTATTTGGATCTTGAAAGCCACCCATGAACACATTGGAAGAGAATTTTGGCTGGGAACAAACTTTTCTAGAATTAAAGGATTCTGATGCTCTCCAACTGCAGCCCCAGGCTCGTGGGGAGCTGGGACATGCTCGTCCCCTCCAGGTCCCTTCTGCTGGGGCTTTGAGTCACAACCTTCACACAAATTATCTCAGCTTCACTGAAAGAGAACTTTGTTTTCTAAGCCCAGAGTGGGGAGCAAGGGAGAattggagctgcagcccccagttTAAACCTCTGCATTGCCAGTCCCAGCTCGGGCTGTGCCAGCTCATGTCACCCCTGTCCAGCTCCCCTGCAAGTCACACTCCTTAGTTCTCAGTTTTGTGTAAAAGTTGGGCAGAGTGGTCTTGTAACTTCTCACTATTCCATTAATTTTGTTGAAGGAGTAGAAAAGGAAtattcaagaaaagaaaaaaaaaaaagtcattctcaccttctccctgtttttccagaaaaaaaagcactttttaaatTGATATTTCaaagagtttttttttttccctaagcaaTATGTAAGGGATTttgaatgggggaaaatggcaaAAATAATTCTGTAAGCCTATGTTAAGGGAAAATTTTGGAATAATCTTGGATTTGGTTGAATAAAGTTGTTCTGTTTAATGGTAAAATGTGTATTTGATGCCGTGTTCATTCTGTTATGGGAGAAATTGATTCTGTATTGGTGTATTTTGGGAAATAGTAGCTAGTCTTGTAATCTGTCTTGATTCTTTTGTTATTTACATTAAGTTGGCCTCTCTGACCACCAGCTTTTCCCCAGGATCATCACAAAGATAATTTGAGTGCAGTGctgagtattttttaaatcaaactgTAAATTATTAGTGGGGCTTCCACAGCTTCAGTTTCTTTGGCTGTTCAGGAGAAAGAGGCCTGAATTAAATGATTCCGAGGCACAGGTTTT
This region of Aphelocoma coerulescens isolate FSJ_1873_10779 chromosome 28, UR_Acoe_1.0, whole genome shotgun sequence genomic DNA includes:
- the SMIM7 gene encoding small integral membrane protein 7, whose amino-acid sequence is MIGDLLLCGTLLVNAGAVLNFRLRRRDTEGFGEEPREPTTGDNIREFLLSLRYFRIFIALWNIFMMFCMIVLFGS